One Terriglobales bacterium DNA segment encodes these proteins:
- a CDS encoding peroxiredoxin has translation MSLKIGDVAPDFEAQTTEGKIRFHDWIGDSWAVLFSHPKDFTPICTTELGYMARIKPEFDRRNTKIIGLSVDPVDNHAKWAKDIKETQGFAPNYPMIGDTDLKISKQYGMLPASVEGSCEGRTAADNMTVRNVFVVGPDKKIKLILVYPMTTGRNFDEVLRVIDSLQLTAKHKVATPANWKQGEDVIISGSVSNDEAKKIFGEWKEPRPYIRIVPQPKETASKKSA, from the coding sequence ATGAGTCTCAAGATTGGCGATGTCGCCCCGGATTTCGAGGCCCAAACCACTGAGGGCAAGATCAGGTTCCACGATTGGATCGGCGATTCCTGGGCTGTTCTTTTCTCCCACCCCAAAGATTTCACCCCCATTTGCACCACCGAACTTGGCTACATGGCCAGGATCAAGCCCGAATTCGACAGGCGCAACACCAAGATCATCGGGCTCAGCGTTGATCCCGTGGACAATCACGCCAAGTGGGCCAAGGACATCAAGGAAACCCAGGGATTCGCACCCAACTATCCCATGATCGGCGACACCGACCTGAAAATTTCCAAGCAGTACGGCATGCTGCCGGCTTCCGTCGAGGGCTCTTGTGAGGGCCGCACCGCCGCCGACAATATGACCGTGCGCAACGTTTTCGTCGTCGGTCCTGACAAGAAGATCAAGCTCATCCTGGTTTATCCCATGACCACCGGCCGTAACTTCGACGAAGTGTTGCGCGTCATCGACTCCCTTCAGTTGACGGCCAAGCACAAGGTCGCCACTCCGGCAAACTGGAAGCAGGGCGAGGACGTGATCATCTCCGGCTCCGTCAGCAACGACGAGGCGAAGAAGATTTTCGGCGAATGGAAAGAGCCGCGTCCCTACATCCGCATCGTGCCGCAGCCCAAGGAAACGGCCAGCAAGAAGTCGGCTTGA
- a CDS encoding response regulator, whose protein sequence is MKPKRTILCVDDNEQSLSIRKVMLETRGYRVITCNNGLEALDVFRQGGIDLILSDLIMPGLDGHKLIEEVKKISPQTPAILFSGKVKIYERDLRADVFLPKGMYAPVELLERIRLLLIRKRGPKRVLPFTMAAVGRPPGVAAS, encoded by the coding sequence ATGAAACCTAAGCGAACTATCCTCTGCGTCGACGACAACGAACAGTCTCTCTCCATCCGCAAGGTCATGCTCGAAACCCGCGGCTACCGCGTCATCACCTGCAACAACGGCCTGGAAGCTTTGGACGTCTTCCGCCAAGGCGGCATTGACCTGATCCTCTCCGATCTCATCATGCCCGGCCTGGATGGCCATAAGTTGATTGAAGAAGTGAAAAAGATTTCACCCCAGACCCCCGCCATTCTTTTTTCCGGCAAGGTGAAGATCTACGAGCGTGATCTGCGGGCCGACGTTTTTCTTCCCAAGGGCATGTATGCCCCGGTGGAACTGCTGGAGCGCATTCGCCTGCTGCTGATCCGGAAGCGCGGCCCCAAGCGCGTGCTGCCGTTCACCATGGCCGCCGTCGGCAGGCCGCCGGGCGTGGCCGCCTCATAG
- a CDS encoding PhzF family phenazine biosynthesis protein, producing MPATPRRFQYVQLDVFTSRPLEGNALAVFTDARGLSDREMQALARETNLCETTFVLPRDSATERERGHRVRIFTVQEELPFAGHPTLGTATVLHGATGASVVELDLNVGKIAVSFTDGSEGTAFGEMRQRDPELGFRHSREDVARVTGLKIDEIADDVPIQTVSTGLAFTIVPVRTLASMRALHPDLKAASQYLEASQGKFFYFVSRETEDNSARLHARMIFYNGDDPATGSAAGCTAAWMVAHGVVKPEERALIEQGIETRRPSRIFVRAGRDGDRIVNVRVGGNSVEVIRGEVFL from the coding sequence ATGCCCGCAACGCCACGACGTTTTCAGTACGTTCAGTTGGATGTTTTCACCTCGCGCCCCCTGGAGGGCAACGCGCTCGCCGTCTTCACCGACGCGCGCGGCCTCAGCGACCGCGAAATGCAGGCCCTGGCCCGTGAGACCAACCTGTGCGAGACCACATTCGTGCTGCCTCGCGACAGCGCCACCGAGCGCGAGCGCGGTCACCGCGTCCGCATCTTCACCGTCCAGGAAGAACTCCCCTTCGCCGGTCACCCCACGCTCGGCACTGCCACAGTCCTTCACGGCGCTACTGGCGCCAGCGTCGTTGAACTGGATCTCAACGTGGGTAAGATTGCGGTGAGCTTTACCGACGGCTCCGAGGGCACTGCCTTCGGCGAGATGCGGCAGCGCGATCCCGAACTAGGCTTCCGTCACTCCCGCGAGGACGTGGCCCGGGTCACCGGGCTAAAGATCGATGAGATTGCCGACGACGTCCCGATCCAGACCGTTTCGACCGGCCTGGCATTCACCATCGTGCCGGTGCGCACCCTGGCCTCGATGCGCGCCCTGCATCCAGACTTGAAAGCCGCCTCGCAATACCTGGAAGCCAGCCAGGGAAAGTTTTTTTACTTCGTCAGCCGCGAAACCGAGGACAACTCCGCCCGCCTCCACGCCCGCATGATCTTTTATAATGGAGACGATCCCGCTACCGGCTCGGCCGCCGGCTGCACTGCGGCCTGGATGGTCGCGCATGGCGTCGTCAAGCCGGAAGAGCGCGCGCTTATCGAGCAGGGAATCGAAACCAGGAGACCGAGCCGGATCTTCGTGCGCGCCGGGCGCGACGGTGACCGGATCGTTAATGTGCGCGTCGGTGGAAATTCTGTGGAGGTAATTCGCGGCGAAGTGTTTCTCTGA
- the sixA gene encoding phosphohistidine phosphatase SixA, which translates to MLVYFLRHASAGQHKTDPAKDEKRPLDREGVEQCGCVGRALSLLQTRPDVIISSPLKRATQTASIVANQIAYEGKIVIDPALGPEAAFAQFRNLLTRYSNQEAIMVVGHNPNLSEFVGRLIGGGSRAGIDLKKAGVARVEVSQHRGVLNWCLTPKVLRALTESRPPELRPKPASKPKPAKK; encoded by the coding sequence ATGCTCGTCTATTTTCTCCGCCACGCTTCCGCCGGTCAGCACAAAACTGATCCCGCGAAGGATGAAAAACGTCCCCTCGATCGCGAAGGGGTCGAGCAGTGTGGCTGCGTCGGCCGCGCCCTCTCCCTGCTGCAAACACGCCCTGATGTCATCATCTCCAGCCCCTTGAAGCGCGCCACGCAAACCGCTTCCATCGTGGCCAACCAGATTGCCTATGAGGGCAAGATTGTTATCGATCCCGCGCTTGGCCCCGAGGCCGCCTTTGCGCAATTCCGCAACCTGCTGACGCGATACTCCAACCAGGAAGCCATCATGGTGGTCGGTCACAACCCGAATCTCAGCGAATTTGTCGGCCGCTTGATCGGCGGCGGGAGCCGCGCCGGGATTGATTTGAAAAAGGCCGGGGTCGCGCGCGTGGAAGTTTCCCAGCACCGCGGCGTGCTGAACTGGTGTCTCACGCCCAAGGTGCTGCGGGCTTTGACCGAATCTCGGCCTCCGGAGTTGCGCCCTAAGCCCGCAAGTAAGCCTAAGCCCGCAAAAAAGTAG